A window of Pyrobaculum aerophilum str. IM2 contains these coding sequences:
- a CDS encoding SCO family protein, translated as MPRKYILLFLAILIPFVVAVIMQSQLGATAEEHSGLFERVVPVCYLPGREPPAADFELINQYGERVRLSDYWSRPVLITFTYTYCPDVCPLMNLVLNKTLPLVPNLFGAVFDVSLDPDRDTPERLLAYSRGNRYNWTFLTGDYATLEKVWRAYGVTRYVENRNGVPYIAHDVLYIVVQNGKILGLVRGLPAPETLADYLKKIVSRQC; from the coding sequence ATGCCCCGTAAGTATATTCTCCTTTTCCTCGCTATACTCATCCCTTTTGTCGTTGCTGTTATAATGCAGTCGCAACTGGGCGCTACGGCTGAGGAACACTCCGGTCTTTTCGAGAGGGTGGTCCCCGTGTGTTATTTGCCCGGGAGGGAGCCTCCTGCGGCGGATTTTGAGCTTATTAACCAATACGGGGAGAGAGTGCGCCTTTCTGACTACTGGAGCCGCCCTGTGTTAATTACTTTTACATATACCTACTGCCCAGACGTCTGTCCCCTGATGAACTTAGTGTTAAACAAGACGCTACCTCTTGTCCCAAATCTATTTGGCGCCGTGTTTGACGTCTCTCTCGACCCTGATAGAGACACCCCCGAGAGGTTGCTGGCCTATTCCCGCGGCAACCGGTACAACTGGACGTTTCTCACAGGCGACTACGCGACTTTAGAAAAGGTGTGGAGGGCCTACGGCGTGACTCGCTATGTTGAGAATAGAAACGGCGTGCCTTATATTGCCCACGACGTGTTGTATATAGTTGTTCAAAACGGGAAAATCCTAGGCCTGGTGAGGGGGCTACCCGCCCCCGAAACTCTAGCCGATTACCTCAAGAAAATAGTCTCTAGGCAGTGTTAA
- a CDS encoding ATP-binding cassette domain-containing protein — protein MEIKVSLYKKFRGFQLAVNASFSLPALFLGPNGSGKSTALKCIAGLYTCGGKVELDGKAAGGDSFLYVPPAPRIPPTLTVEEYLAHVSEIFGVDVKPALGVDKFLKKRGSELSSGMAARAVLAAALSTDRILLLDEPLSYLESDVRIELVKALKGRAFIAATHDPGPFLPLRPSVVAISEGKSVRVGSWEEVAGWLIRDCGGDFCVEKVKAPSLAGYGL, from the coding sequence ATGGAAATCAAAGTGAGTCTATATAAAAAATTCAGGGGGTTTCAACTCGCTGTGAACGCCAGCTTCAGCCTGCCGGCTTTGTTCTTAGGGCCTAACGGAAGCGGCAAGTCCACGGCGTTGAAATGCATAGCAGGCCTGTACACGTGCGGGGGGAAAGTGGAGCTAGACGGCAAGGCGGCTGGCGGCGACAGTTTTCTATACGTCCCCCCAGCCCCTAGAATACCGCCAACTCTTACAGTGGAGGAATATCTTGCCCACGTCTCAGAGATTTTCGGCGTAGACGTCAAGCCAGCGCTCGGCGTTGATAAGTTTTTAAAAAAGAGAGGTTCTGAGCTCTCCTCCGGAATGGCGGCTAGGGCGGTGCTAGCCGCGGCTCTCTCCACAGACAGAATTTTGCTATTAGACGAGCCCCTGTCGTATTTAGAATCCGACGTCAGAATTGAGTTAGTTAAAGCATTGAAAGGCCGGGCTTTTATAGCCGCGACTCACGACCCGGGGCCCTTCTTGCCGCTGAGGCCTTCCGTAGTGGCCATATCTGAGGGGAAGTCCGTGAGGGTTGGAAGCTGGGAGGAAGTGGCCGGTTGGTTAATTAGAGACTGCGGCGGTGATTTCTGCGTGGAGAAGGTAAAAGCGCCGAGCTTGGCTGGATATGGCCTATAG
- a CDS encoding nitrous oxide reductase accessory protein NosL, protein MRLGSVLAAAIVAIIVGVAAYMAGLSGAQTKTVTVEKTQVVTSTVTQAARRSALEEMILNGTFARRCVLCGMDAAEAVHMGVSAVVEFSTGVHARTDDIGCIFRMAILPAEKWPFIKKLIGSNVTTAEEVRKYLGDVKEVLVPDYGAHVRGTESYIDAKKAFYVILQDRKTPMGDCVFAFSSREEAAKYNSTVYTYDQMLQLYKEVMQKTGMPRPMWCRGAGHMHGG, encoded by the coding sequence ATGAGGCTGGGCAGTGTATTGGCCGCGGCGATTGTGGCGATAATTGTCGGCGTTGCGGCTTATATGGCCGGCCTCAGCGGGGCTCAAACAAAGACTGTAACTGTGGAAAAGACGCAGGTAGTTACCTCTACTGTGACCCAGGCCGCGAGGAGGAGCGCGTTAGAGGAGATGATATTAAACGGCACTTTCGCCCGTAGGTGTGTTCTCTGCGGCATGGACGCGGCAGAGGCCGTGCATATGGGCGTTTCCGCCGTAGTTGAGTTCTCCACTGGCGTACACGCCAGGACTGACGACATTGGCTGTATATTTAGAATGGCTATCCTCCCGGCGGAGAAGTGGCCTTTTATAAAGAAGCTTATTGGAAGCAATGTGACGACCGCAGAGGAGGTCAGGAAGTATTTAGGCGATGTGAAAGAGGTCCTCGTCCCGGACTACGGAGCCCACGTGAGGGGGACTGAATCTTATATAGACGCCAAAAAGGCCTTTTACGTGATTTTACAAGACAGGAAGACTCCCATGGGCGACTGCGTCTTTGCCTTTTCCAGCAGAGAGGAGGCGGCTAAGTACAACTCCACGGTGTATACTTACGACCAAATGCTCCAGCTGTATAAAGAGGTTATGCAGAAGACTGGAATGCCGAGGCCTATGTGGTGCCGCGGGGCAGGCCACATGCACGGCGGATAG
- a CDS encoding b(o/a)3-type cytochrome-c oxidase subunit 1, with amino-acid sequence MEVPNKFRIEDRVAKVALVFSYVLLLLGGLFGFLQVLSRTPGMPKLETAQLYYEGLTLHGVALAILWTAFFIVALAVFVITRELNINMNGPLLRAGCILAVVGSLMGAVAILSGQATVLYTFYPPLQASPLFFIALAIILIGTWFIGAAVLEAIWRWKKLNPGKEVPLATYGVFTTIAIWLLATPPLAYAVLFRSLPMSLFNAPVDVLEWRLWFWFFGHPLVYFWLVPAVTIWYTILPRVLGTEVFSKTAAKAAFMLYLIASVPVGLHHQFVDPGVHPVYKYLHTVLTYLVAVPSFITAFNVIATLEKAGRMRGGKGLFGWITALPWGKDPVFTGITFAIILFGIAGFSGVVNASFNVNYNVHNTAWVVGHFHLTVGGGVTLTFIATSFLLVPLLFGRDYVAKKLLIAVPTLWFVGQLIFGIGYHVAGLLHAPRRTFTAEAGYLNDPNLLNTLHLVGQWTPWLQLGAIGGVIFALGGALFLLLTFVSIFKGPPFRMDGAALQISPTPEKATFFDRLGLLVGIALVIIIIAYSLPAIEIYTRGLSPAPPYWPTGAAAG; translated from the coding sequence ATGGAAGTTCCAAATAAATTTAGAATTGAAGACAGAGTGGCAAAGGTGGCGCTAGTGTTCAGCTACGTGTTGCTTCTATTAGGCGGCCTGTTTGGGTTTTTACAAGTGCTGAGCAGGACCCCGGGCATGCCAAAACTAGAGACTGCCCAGCTTTACTACGAGGGGCTGACTCTACACGGCGTAGCCCTCGCTATTTTATGGACTGCGTTTTTCATAGTGGCGCTTGCGGTTTTCGTCATTACGAGGGAGTTGAATATTAATATGAACGGGCCATTGCTGAGGGCTGGCTGTATATTGGCTGTTGTCGGGTCTTTAATGGGCGCCGTGGCGATACTAAGCGGACAAGCCACGGTGCTCTATACCTTTTACCCGCCGCTTCAAGCATCTCCTCTCTTCTTTATAGCATTGGCAATTATTTTAATTGGCACGTGGTTCATAGGGGCAGCCGTGCTAGAAGCCATTTGGAGGTGGAAGAAGCTAAACCCCGGTAAGGAAGTGCCCCTCGCCACATACGGCGTGTTTACTACTATAGCCATATGGCTGTTGGCCACTCCTCCGTTGGCATACGCTGTGTTGTTTAGATCTCTGCCCATGTCTCTCTTCAACGCCCCTGTTGACGTCTTAGAATGGCGCCTGTGGTTCTGGTTCTTCGGCCATCCGCTTGTTTACTTCTGGCTGGTGCCCGCCGTAACTATTTGGTACACCATACTGCCTAGGGTTTTGGGCACTGAGGTGTTCAGCAAAACAGCGGCTAAGGCTGCCTTTATGTTGTATTTAATCGCATCCGTGCCCGTGGGCTTGCACCACCAGTTTGTAGATCCAGGAGTCCACCCGGTGTATAAATACCTCCACACGGTATTAACTTACCTAGTGGCTGTGCCCTCTTTTATCACCGCCTTTAACGTCATAGCCACTTTAGAAAAGGCAGGCCGCATGAGGGGAGGCAAGGGGCTTTTCGGCTGGATAACGGCTTTACCCTGGGGCAAAGACCCGGTCTTCACCGGCATAACCTTCGCCATTATCCTCTTCGGCATCGCCGGCTTCTCCGGCGTTGTAAACGCCTCCTTTAACGTCAACTATAATGTCCACAACACCGCCTGGGTTGTCGGCCACTTCCACTTGACAGTAGGTGGCGGCGTCACTCTGACTTTCATCGCCACGTCCTTCTTGCTAGTGCCGCTTCTTTTCGGCAGAGACTACGTGGCCAAGAAACTGCTAATCGCCGTGCCCACTCTGTGGTTTGTGGGCCAGTTAATATTCGGCATTGGCTACCACGTCGCTGGGCTGTTACACGCACCAAGGAGAACGTTTACAGCAGAGGCAGGATACTTAAACGATCCCAATTTGTTAAACACGCTCCACCTAGTGGGACAGTGGACTCCGTGGCTACAGCTGGGCGCCATTGGCGGGGTGATTTTCGCCCTCGGCGGCGCCTTATTCCTCTTGTTAACCTTTGTCTCTATTTTCAAAGGGCCTCCGTTTAGAATGGACGGCGCCGCTTTGCAGATCTCGCCGACGCCTGAGAAGGCTACTTTCTTTGACAGACTGGGGTTGCTTGTGGGCATTGCGTTAGTGATCATAATAATCGCCTACTCTCTACCCGCCATTGAGATATACACGAGAGGTCTGTCCCCCGCGCCTCCCTATTGGCCCACTGGCGCAGCCGCTGGATAA
- a CDS encoding right-handed parallel beta-helix repeat-containing protein, with protein sequence MGLRGLLLLIGIAAVSQAAAVVIDKPGVYYGISAERLIINASNVAVFNTTVKGGYVEAALPQGMTAYRIKPAMGCVVVTGRNITLAGVRVNCSSGILVFNSSRVRIEAVTAQGLADLPVYRRGLGIYIYNSSDVLISKADLAYFHDCIYAEYTQSLDISGASARYCRYGAHVMFSKGVRLRESSFSDNYVGVALMYSDDVVVSDVKSSGNREWSEGYGFLLAELRGVVKNCKAVDNVHGFYVMYWGNTALKITNCTVEGNYFGVTLRGRNATGVEFIGNAFRGNVVQVMHIGLGELSTAARFVGNVWGGHVTARPYQYISVFSDLMSASEGALAFLAASPSRFAIDSAMGRVIIVDEAPRPDQLQTPALLLLALLPLVLIWKSK encoded by the coding sequence ATGGGCCTGCGTGGTCTACTCCTCCTGATTGGTATCGCGGCTGTTAGCCAGGCGGCCGCGGTGGTTATTGACAAGCCCGGGGTCTATTACGGCATTTCCGCCGAGCGTTTAATAATTAACGCCAGCAATGTGGCGGTTTTCAACACAACTGTGAAGGGGGGGTATGTGGAGGCGGCGTTGCCGCAGGGAATGACTGCGTACAGAATAAAGCCGGCCATGGGCTGTGTGGTAGTGACTGGGAGGAATATAACTCTGGCCGGGGTACGCGTTAATTGTAGCTCGGGGATTTTAGTATTTAACTCCAGCCGGGTGAGGATAGAGGCCGTGACGGCGCAGGGATTGGCGGATCTGCCGGTGTACAGGCGGGGGCTGGGCATTTACATATACAACTCCAGTGATGTGCTTATCTCCAAGGCGGATTTGGCCTATTTCCATGACTGTATATACGCTGAATATACGCAATCACTAGACATAAGCGGAGCGTCTGCCCGTTATTGTAGATATGGAGCACACGTCATGTTCAGCAAGGGAGTTCGCCTTAGGGAGTCTAGCTTTAGCGATAATTACGTGGGAGTCGCGTTAATGTACAGCGACGACGTCGTTGTGAGCGACGTGAAGTCTTCTGGCAATAGGGAATGGTCTGAGGGGTACGGCTTTTTGCTGGCGGAATTAAGAGGCGTGGTTAAAAACTGCAAGGCTGTGGACAACGTCCACGGCTTTTACGTAATGTACTGGGGCAACACCGCGTTGAAAATAACTAACTGCACCGTGGAGGGGAATTATTTCGGCGTGACTCTCAGGGGGCGTAACGCCACAGGCGTCGAGTTTATTGGAAACGCCTTCAGGGGCAACGTGGTACAAGTCATGCATATAGGGCTCGGCGAGTTGTCCACTGCAGCGCGGTTCGTGGGCAACGTCTGGGGCGGGCACGTGACGGCGCGCCCCTATCAGTACATCAGCGTCTTCTCAGACTTAATGTCAGCCAGCGAGGGGGCCTTGGCGTTTTTAGCGGCATCGCCGAGCAGATTCGCCATAGACTCGGCCATGGGCCGGGTTATTATAGTCGACGAGGCCCCCCGCCCCGACCAGCTCCAAACTCCTGCGTTATTGCTACTCGCCCTTCTCCCCCTTGTGTTAATATGGAAATCAAAGTGA
- a CDS encoding cytochrome c oxidase subunit II has protein sequence MPFHGEEKIWVGVVAAMTIIFLGALAYAAWVIGLQVPGGDVQLVDPQKALTELRPGVREIAPGRYEVTVVGRMWQWFPRNITLVDPVEVKFRLTALDVIHGFQIVGTNVNVMVFPGYVAEITWKVPPDAKGTYLVICNEYCGLGHHEMYGFVNIIRTK, from the coding sequence ATGCCCTTCCACGGAGAGGAGAAAATCTGGGTGGGAGTTGTGGCGGCCATGACTATTATTTTCCTGGGGGCATTAGCCTACGCCGCGTGGGTTATCGGCTTGCAAGTCCCCGGCGGCGACGTCCAGCTCGTTGATCCGCAGAAGGCTCTGACAGAGCTGAGGCCCGGGGTTAGAGAGATCGCCCCCGGCAGATACGAGGTGACAGTAGTGGGGAGGATGTGGCAGTGGTTCCCCAGGAACATCACCTTAGTGGATCCAGTTGAGGTAAAGTTTAGATTAACTGCACTTGATGTTATTCACGGCTTTCAAATCGTGGGGACGAATGTAAACGTAATGGTGTTTCCGGGATACGTCGCTGAGATTACATGGAAAGTGCCGCCAGACGCCAAGGGCACTTACCTCGTTATCTGCAACGAGTACTGCGGCTTGGGCCACCACGAAATGTACGGATTTGTAAATATTATACGTACAAAATAA